In Synchiropus splendidus isolate RoL2022-P1 chromosome 15, RoL_Sspl_1.0, whole genome shotgun sequence, the genomic stretch AGCTTAGAATGTTGCCCTGGGctgcaaatatttgtttgcCTACATCCGTAAACAGGGTTTGTCaactttgcaaagaagcttAGATTCCGTCGTGCTTTACTTGCCAAAGTGTCACCTTCAGTTTCCCGTCGctcgacagaaaaaaaaaaaaaagctgttctGCTCTCAGCTGTTTGAGGACGTCTCACGCTTCAGTTTTACCAAGTGTCACTTTAAACTTGTCCTTGAACTCAAGCTTATCTCATggtttgtgtgggtgtgttttcgCAGGTAGAGGATGATGGCAGCTGCAGGGGTCTTGACCGGTTTGGCAAAGCTAAAACGCCAGGACTCGGCACGCTCCCAGCAACGACCTGTGTCAGGTCTTGGGAACGTACCTGCAGAAGCACCTCGGTAACCAATAGTTTGTCACTTCAATATTTAACAGGAGCTGCTTCATCATTGCCTGGTTCTCAGCTGCATTCAAATCTACAGTTCTGATAACCAGCTGATATATGATGTTTGGGAGACatatttttcttccatttaCTATTTCTGATGCcacacaggaagaggaaacGGCGCACTGATGTTGTCGTGGTACGAGGCCGCCTGCGGCTCTACTCTGCATCTGGATTCTTTCTCCTGCTGGGCTTGGTTATTCTGGTCATTGGGATTGGGATGGCAACACTGGGATACTGGCCACAGAGTGGAAGAAAGCCTTCACCCAAAACAGCCAGAAGAGAAGAGGTGAGCACGACAACTGGAGGAGATCCAGGTAGACCAACGCTGACAGTGACGCAGGGAGATGTGGGGAACGCCAGCACCAGTCAGGAAGTACAAGGTACAGCATTATTGTAAATGAAAGTAGATTTCAGTCAATATTTGCTTGGCACTTAAAGAGCTGTGGTGTTGGCAGACACTCTATCAAAGCAGACAGGGGGCGCTTTGTCACGGTTTCTGGAAAAGCATCTCCActcagagaggatgaagatgctcGGGCCGTTCACGATGGGGATCGggattttcatcttcatctgtgcCAATGCGATTCTTCATGAGAAcagagacagagaaacaaaggtgggtttcgaactGAAAAAGGGTTTCGACTTTTGCTCATCGGAGACTGTTCAGCACAGCCAACGTCCTCATCCCATTTCTTCCACCCTACTTCCATCCACTTCTCTgtaaatgtaatctttttattttctcttgccAGCCTTCCCTCGCTCCTTCTCTCTTGCTTGGATTAATCCGCTCTTTAATTTTTAACCATTCCAGAAAGCCACGATGAGATCACGAACACAAGTGTAGCAAATACTCATTTGTTTACACCCTTGCTTGCCTCAAACTACgattttccttgtttctcctgCAGATCATCCACATGAGAGACATGTACTcaaccgtcattgacatacatcgGCTCAGACAGCGAGAGCAGAAGCAACTTCTGCACAGCAGCGCTTATGCCAGGGAGGGCTACGCTGCTGATAACCTGGGGCCAGTGCGATCACCAAGCAACACTGTCCTTGGCTTCTCCTCTTGGGCTGGGGGGAGCATGGCTGGGtccactgaggaggaggaggtgctgcTGGCTGAGGAGGAGTTACCGAGGAGAAAAGAGCAAGTCCAACTGGATTGTAGTTTCTCGGGACTTCTCGCGCCCCTTTACAAGGATCGCCCAGGGTTTAGCCATTCGGATTCTATACCGCACAAGTGGTGTGTGGACCGGGACGGGGAGACGGGCGGGCACCATGCGCGCTCCATCGTCTCCTCCTCCATATCTGCGTTCACGCTCCCCGTGATTAAACTAAACAACTGTGTGATTGACGAACCCGAGATGGAGGCCATCACTGAGGAGGAAAGaggactgaggagagacgaCCGGTCACAACCGctgagctccatggagtccttGGCGGTGCCGGTGGCTACAGTTGCCAAGGCCTCAAAGCCCCCAGGCCTACACCGGAGCAACTCCGCCTCCTCTTCGTCGCActgttcctctctctcctcgTCCTCCCTGCCCCCTGTACCGTCCTCTACCTCAGGATGTTGGCTCTCACCAGGAACAGCGAGGAGCGACTTTGGCTCCAACTCCTCTCTGCACATGCTCAGCAGCCATTCCAAATCTCTAGACCTGGAGCGCCGGCCGAGCATGCTCAGTGTGCATGCAGAGCAGCGCAAACACCCGAGCTGGCCTCGCCTGGACCGTagcaacagcagctgcagcaacagTGGCCTACGAGGAAGCAGCAGAGGCTACATGCGGTTGGAGGACC encodes the following:
- the tmem200a gene encoding transmembrane protein 200A; translation: MMAAAGVLTGLAKLKRQDSARSQQRPVSGLGNVPAEAPRKRKRRTDVVVVRGRLRLYSASGFFLLLGLVILVIGIGMATLGYWPQSGRKPSPKTARREEVSTTTGGDPGRPTLTVTQGDVGNASTSQEVQDTLSKQTGGALSRFLEKHLHSERMKMLGPFTMGIGIFIFICANAILHENRDRETKIIHMRDMYSTVIDIHRLRQREQKQLLHSSAYAREGYAADNLGPVRSPSNTVLGFSSWAGGSMAGSTEEEEVLLAEEELPRRKEQVQLDCSFSGLLAPLYKDRPGFSHSDSIPHKWCVDRDGETGGHHARSIVSSSISAFTLPVIKLNNCVIDEPEMEAITEEERGLRRDDRSQPLSSMESLAVPVATVAKASKPPGLHRSNSASSSSHCSSLSSSSLPPVPSSTSGCWLSPGTARSDFGSNSSLHMLSSHSKSLDLERRPSMLSVHAEQRKHPSWPRLDRSNSSCSNSGLRGSSRGYMRLEDREEQAEDLLDASLSARRDYSKREKLLMISRSHNNLSFEHDEFNSSTLKRGSSETRF